In Salvelinus fontinalis isolate EN_2023a chromosome 25, ASM2944872v1, whole genome shotgun sequence, one genomic interval encodes:
- the LOC129823245 gene encoding all trans-polyprenyl-diphosphate synthase PDSS1-like isoform X2 → MISEMIHTASLVHDDVIDGSDKRRGKTTINEVWGERKAILAGDFILSAASMALARIGNNTVVSVLSQVMEDLVRGEFMQLGSKEDEKERFKHYLDKTFKKTASLIANSCKAVSILVNSDPEVHEIAFQYGRNVGIAFQLVDDVLDYTACASQLGKPSATDLKLGLATGPVLFACQQFPELHGMIMRRFSSSGDVARAWQYVQESEGVDQTNYLAQHYCQEAIRQISLLRPSLERDALIRLTQMVLTRDK, encoded by the exons ATGATCTCTGAGATGATCCACACTGCCAGCCTGGTCCACGATGACGTCATCGACGGCTCGGACAAGCGGCGGGGGAAGACCACTATCAACGAAGTGTGGGGCGAGAGAAAG GCCATTTTAGCTGGAGACTTCATCCTCTCGGCAGCCTCCATGGCTCTGGCCCGTATCGGGAACAACACAGTGGTGTCAGTCCTGTCTCAGGTCATGGAGGATCTGGTGCGAG GTGAGTTCATGCAGCTGGGCTCCAAAGAAGATGAGAAGGAGCGATTCAAACACTACCTGGACAAGACGTTTAAGAAGACTGCCAGTCTTATCGCCAACAGTTGTAAAGCT GTATCCATTCTAGTGAACTCCGATCCGGAGGTTCATGAAATAGCCTTCCAGTATGGGAGGAACGTAGGCATCGCCTTCCAG ctgGTGGATGATGTGCTTGACTACACAGCGTGTGCCAGCCAACTAGGAAAGCCTTCAGCTACAGACCTCAAGCTGGGTCTGGCCACCGGACCCGTCCTGTTTGCCTgccaacag tttccTGAGCTGCATGGTATGATCATGAGGCGGTTCAGCTCCAGTGGAGATGTCGCTCGTGCCTGGCAGTATGTCCAGGAG AGTGAGGGTGTGGATCAGACCAACTACCTGGCCCAGCACTACTGCCAAGAGGCTATCCGGCAGATCAGTTTGCTCAGGCCCTCTCTGGAGCGGGACGCCCTAATCAGGCTCACCCAGATGGTCCTTACCCGTGACAAGTGA